The sequence TGTTTGCACCTAAAGGACCTGGTTCCATGGTAAGACAAACTTACTTAGAAGGTTTCGGAATTCCTGGACTTGTTGCTGTTGAACAAGATCCTAGTGGAGACGCTTTACAATTAGCTTTAGGTATGGCAAAAGCTGCTGGATTCACTAAAGCTGGTGTAATTGAAACTACCTTCAAAGAAGAAACCGAAACTGATTTATTCGGTGAACAAGCTGTTTTATGTGGTGGACTTACTGAACTCATTAAAAACGGTTTCGATACCTTAGTAGAAGCTGGATACCAACCTGAAATTGCATACTTTGAAACTTGCCACGAAGTAAAACTTATTGTAGATATCATCTACAAGAAAGGTTTCGAAGGTATGTGGAAAGATGTAAGTAACACTGCTGAATATGGTGGATTAACCAGAAGAACTTCTGTTATTGGTGAAGACTCCAAGAAAGCTATGAAAGAAGTTTTAACTCAAATCCAAGATGGTACTTTCAAAAACGAATTTGCTGAAGAATATGCAAGCGGATTCTCTAACTTAAAAGAAATGAGAGAAGCTGAAAACAACGAACAAATCGAAGTTGTTGGTACTAGACTCAGAAAAGCTTGTGGATTACAAAAAGATGATGAATAGATTTTATTCATCATTTTAATCTT comes from Methanobrevibacter boviskoreani JH1 and encodes:
- the ilvC gene encoding ketol-acid reductoisomerase, with protein sequence MQMYYDDDVDTSVIADKTIAVIGYGSQGHAQSRNMADSGLNVIVGLRKDGKSWQKAKDDGMNVMTIEDAAKEADIIHILLPDEIQATVYENQIKPYVESGNTISFSHGFNIHFDLIQPPEDVNIVMFAPKGPGSMVRQTYLEGFGIPGLVAVEQDPSGDALQLALGMAKAAGFTKAGVIETTFKEETETDLFGEQAVLCGGLTELIKNGFDTLVEAGYQPEIAYFETCHEVKLIVDIIYKKGFEGMWKDVSNTAEYGGLTRRTSVIGEDSKKAMKEVLTQIQDGTFKNEFAEEYASGFSNLKEMREAENNEQIEVVGTRLRKACGLQKDDE